The genomic stretch ATAAAATTTCGCAGTGCAACAACCTTCAACTTTTAATGTTTATAACGCTTCTGCCGGAAGCGGTAAAACTTTTACATTGGTAAAACAGTATTTAAAAGTACTGTTAACATCAGATAATATTTTTACGTTTCAAAATGTACTGGCAATTACATTTACAAACAAAGCTGCTGGTGAAATGAAAGAACGAGTTCTTTTTAATTTGGAAGAATTTGCAGCTGGTAAACAAAATGATGTACTAAAGATTATTATTGATGAAACTTCTTTAGATAAAACATTAATTGTAGAGAGAAGTAAAAGAATTTTAGATGCAATTTTGCAAAATTACTCTGCATTTTCAATTACAACAATAGATAGCTTTACGCATAAAATTATTAAAAGTTTTGCATACGATTTAGGGTTGTCTTTAAATTTTGAAGTAGAAATGGATGCAGTTTCTTTATTGAATGAAGCTGTAGATGTATTGATTTCTAAAATAGGAACGGATAAAAAATTAACCAAACTTTTAATTGATTATTCTCTTGATAAAACAGATGATGATAAATCTTGGGATATTTCAAATGATCTTAACGAGTTTTCTAGGGTTTTGTTAAACGAAGATGATGTAAAACATTTTAGAAAATTACAAGATAAGAGTTTAGATGATTTTTTTGAACTGAAAGAAAAACTTCAGCAAAAAAATAAAAAAATAGAAGCTTCTTTTGAGGAAATTGGTAATAAGGTTTTAAGTTTGATCAATCAAAATGGTTTAAATATTTCTGATTTTGCATACACAGGTGAGTATTTTAAACATTTCAAAAAATTTACAAAGTTAAGATTTCTTAAAAGTGACGAGCTAAAATTTGATGGTAGATTAAATACTACAATAGAGAATGAAAAAAACTTATTTGCAGGAAAGGCTTCTGCAGACGTTAAAGAAACAATTAAAGACATTTCTCCTGAATTAAGGGCTTTTTATTACGAATCTAAAGTATTGTATGAAAATAATTTTTCTGGGTATTTGTTAAATAAAATTGCTTTAAAAAGTATTATTCCTTTGGCGGTTTTAAACAATATAAATTCAGAACTAAACACTATAAAAGAAGATAGTAATATTCGTTTAAATGCAGAGTTTAATCAATTAATTTCAGATAATATTAAAGACCAGCCTGCGCCATATATTTATGAAAGAATTGGGCAAAGGTTTCAGAATTATTTTATTGATGAAATGCAAGATACATCTGAGTTGCAATGGCAAAATTTAATTCCGTTAATAGACAATGCATTGGCGCAAGAAAATAGTAATTTGTTATTGGTTGGCGATGGTAAACAGGCAATTTATAGGTGGCGAGGTGGAAAGGCAGAACAGTTTATCGATTTAGGATCTGAAAATGGTAACCCTTTTCATATTCAAAAAAATGTACAAAATTTAGAAACGAATTATCGAAGCTATTCTGAAGTAATTAATTTTAATAATTCATTTTTTCAACATACTGCTAAATTCATTCAAAATGAATCTTACAAAAAATTATTTGTAGAAGGAAATACGCAGTTAGAAAACTCTAAAAAAGGTGGCTATGTTTCTTTAAATTTTTTAGATAAGTTAGAAAAAGATGAAGAGAAATTAAAGTATCCGAAAAAAGTTTTAGAGAAAATAAATCTCTTGAAAGAAGATTTTTATTTAAATGAAATTTGTGTTTTAACTCGTACTAAAAAAGACGGAATTGCAGTTGCTGATTATTTATCAGAAAACGGAATTTCTATAATTTCTTCTGAAACTTTACTGTTAAAAAACAATGCTAAAATCAACTTTATAATAGATGTTTTAAAAATTATTCAAAATCCTAAAGATGAAGAAAGGAGATTTGAGTTTTTATATTTTTTACATGAACATTTGCAGATTGAAATTCCAAAACATCAATTTTTTCAAAAACACATAAAATCCGATAACACAACTATTTTTGCAGAACTGCAACAGCATAATATTGTATTTGATTACAATGTTTTTCAGCAAGCGCCTTTTTATGAGAAAATAGAAGAGATTGTTAGAGGGTTTTGTTTGGTCAATTCTTCGGATGCTTATATTCAGTTTTTCTTAGATGTAGTATTAGAACAACAAAGAAAAGGTACAGAAATTGGCGACTTTTTAGAGTTTTGGGAATTAAAGAAAGACAAGTTGAGTATTGTGGCGTCAGAAAACTCAGATGCTGTTCAGGTAATGACGATTCATAAATCAAAAGGATTAGAATTTCCTGTAGTAATTTTTCCTTGTGATGTAGATCTTTACAGGCAAATTAAACCGAAAGTTTGGTTTAACGATTTGCCAGAAGATTACAATTTTAAAGAGCTTTTAATAGATTACAAGAAAGATTTAAGTTTAATAAATCAAAGAGGTTTAGATATTTTTAATCAACAGAGAGAAGAGTTAGAACTCGATAATTTTAATCTTTTATATGTAGCGTTAACAAGAGCTGTAGAGCAATTACATATTATTACCGAGAAGAAAATATCTGCAAAAGGTGTAGAAAGTGTCAATTATTATTCAGGTATTTTTATCAATTATTTAAAAGAACAAAATCTTTGGCAAGATGATCTTTTAGAGTATGAGTTTGGTGATGTTTCTCGTAAGATAGAGAAAGTAAAACAAGAATCTTTATCAGAAGTGCATCAAAAATTTATTTCCAATCCGTGGCAAGAACACAATATTGTTTTGTTGGCAAGTGCTTCAAAATTATGGAATACAGAGCAAGGAAAAGCAATTGATTTTGGTAATTTGTTTCATGAGATTTTATCTAAAATAAAAACTAAAAACGATGTCGATTTTATTGTAAATCAATATCATCAGCAAGGTTTTATCAATACAGAACAGTTAGAATATATATTAAAAAGTGTAAATACTATTGTAAACCACAAAGATTTAAATAGTTATTTTTCTGAAGAAGTAACCGTTTTTAATGAGCGCGAAATTGTAGATTTTGACAACCAAATTATTATTCCGGACAGATTGGTGGTTAATTCAAAAAATGAAGCGATAATTATAGATTATAAAACCGGTGCGCCATCAAATGAACATCATCAGCAGTTATTAAAATATGGAATTGTTCTAGAATCAATGCGTTTTAATGTATCTAGAAAATTACTTGTTTACATAAATGATAAAATTGATGTTGTTGAAGTATAAACAAAAAAAATAAACTTTGTAACTTTGTTTTCTCAAATTGATAAAAAATGTACGGTAAAATTAAAGATACTTTAAAAAAAGAAATTCAAGATATTAAAGAAGCAGGTTTGTATAAATCTGAAAGAATTATTACTTCTTCGCAAGATGCAGTTATTAAAATTTCTACAGGAGAAGAAGTTATTAATTTTTGTGCCAATAATTATTTAGGTTTGTCTAATAATACAGAGGTAATTCAGGCAGCAAAAGATGTTATGGATACGCATGGTTTTGGTATGTCATCTGTAAGATTTATTTGTGGTACACAAGATATTCATAAGAAATTAGAACAAAAAATAGCAGATTTTTATACCACGGAAGATACTATTTTATATGCCGCAGCTTTTGATGCAAACGGGGGTGTTTTTGAACCACTTTTAACAAAAGAAGATGCCATTATTTCTGATAGTTTAAATCACGCTTCTATTATCGACGGAGTTCGTTTGTGTAAAGCAGCTCGTTATAGGTACAATAATAATGACATGGCTTCTTTAGAAGAGCAATTAATTGCAGCCAATAAAGAAAACCATAGATTTAAAATAATTGTTACAGACGGTGTTTTCTCTATGGATGGTATTGTAGCAAAACTAGATGAAATTTGCGATTTAGCAGATAAATATGATGCTATGGTAATGGTAGATGAGTGTCATGCAACTGGTTTTATAGGTAAAACAGGTAGAGGAACTGTAGAATTAAAAAATGTTATGGATAGAGTAGATATCGTAACAGGAACTTTGGGTAAAGCCTTAGGTGGTGCAATGGGAGGTTATACTACAGGTAAAAAAGAAATTATAGAAATTTTACGCCAACGCTCTAGACCTTATTTATTTTCAAACTCTTTGGCTCCGGCTATTGTTGGTGCTTCATTAAAAGTTTTTGATTTAATAGCTACAGACACAACTTTAAGAGATCAGCTAGAATGGAATACAAACTATTTTAGAACAGAGATGGAAAAAGCAGGTTTTGATTTAGTTGGTGCAGATGCAGCAATTGTACCTGTAATGTTGTATGATGCAAAATTGTCTCAAATAATGGCTAACAAATTATTAGAAAAAGGAATTTATGTGATTGGATTTTTCTTTCCGGTTGTGCCAAAAGAAAAAGCAAGAATCAGAGTACAGTTATCTGCTGCTCATACTAAAGAACATTTAGATAAAGCAATTTCTGCATTTACCGAAGTGGGTAAAGAGTTAAAGGTAATTTAGTTTTATAAAAACTTGATGTTTTACGAATATTTTGTAGATTTGTCTTTGTAGATACGTTTTAAGAGTTTACTTTTGCGTATTATAATAACGAACTTTTAATTTAAAAATTTGATAATGAAACGATTAAAATTAGCTGTGATAGCTTTATTTGCGTTAGTAGCTGTAAGCAACGTAAATGCACAAGATGAAAACAACCCGTGGGCTGTTGGTTTTGGTTTAAACAATGTAGATTTTTACAACACTGATGATTTCAGTGAGCAAGTAAAAGATTTATTAGGAAACAATGACTGGAATGTATTACCGTCAATTTCTAGAATTTCTGCAGATAAATACCTTAACAAAGGTTTTTCTTTACAATTAGCAGGGTCTTTAAACAAAATTGAAACAGTTACAAGAAAAGATGATTCAGACTTTTTATACTGGGCTGTAGATGCAATTGTAAAGTATGATTTAAATAACTTAGTAGGTGAAACTGCTTGGTTCGATCCTTATGTATATTTAGGTGGTGGTTATACTTCAGTT from Polaribacter marinaquae encodes the following:
- the kbl gene encoding glycine C-acetyltransferase — its product is MYGKIKDTLKKEIQDIKEAGLYKSERIITSSQDAVIKISTGEEVINFCANNYLGLSNNTEVIQAAKDVMDTHGFGMSSVRFICGTQDIHKKLEQKIADFYTTEDTILYAAAFDANGGVFEPLLTKEDAIISDSLNHASIIDGVRLCKAARYRYNNNDMASLEEQLIAANKENHRFKIIVTDGVFSMDGIVAKLDEICDLADKYDAMVMVDECHATGFIGKTGRGTVELKNVMDRVDIVTGTLGKALGGAMGGYTTGKKEIIEILRQRSRPYLFSNSLAPAIVGASLKVFDLIATDTTLRDQLEWNTNYFRTEMEKAGFDLVGADAAIVPVMLYDAKLSQIMANKLLEKGIYVIGFFFPVVPKEKARIRVQLSAAHTKEHLDKAISAFTEVGKELKVI
- a CDS encoding UvrD-helicase domain-containing protein, giving the protein MQQPSTFNVYNASAGSGKTFTLVKQYLKVLLTSDNIFTFQNVLAITFTNKAAGEMKERVLFNLEEFAAGKQNDVLKIIIDETSLDKTLIVERSKRILDAILQNYSAFSITTIDSFTHKIIKSFAYDLGLSLNFEVEMDAVSLLNEAVDVLISKIGTDKKLTKLLIDYSLDKTDDDKSWDISNDLNEFSRVLLNEDDVKHFRKLQDKSLDDFFELKEKLQQKNKKIEASFEEIGNKVLSLINQNGLNISDFAYTGEYFKHFKKFTKLRFLKSDELKFDGRLNTTIENEKNLFAGKASADVKETIKDISPELRAFYYESKVLYENNFSGYLLNKIALKSIIPLAVLNNINSELNTIKEDSNIRLNAEFNQLISDNIKDQPAPYIYERIGQRFQNYFIDEMQDTSELQWQNLIPLIDNALAQENSNLLLVGDGKQAIYRWRGGKAEQFIDLGSENGNPFHIQKNVQNLETNYRSYSEVINFNNSFFQHTAKFIQNESYKKLFVEGNTQLENSKKGGYVSLNFLDKLEKDEEKLKYPKKVLEKINLLKEDFYLNEICVLTRTKKDGIAVADYLSENGISIISSETLLLKNNAKINFIIDVLKIIQNPKDEERRFEFLYFLHEHLQIEIPKHQFFQKHIKSDNTTIFAELQQHNIVFDYNVFQQAPFYEKIEEIVRGFCLVNSSDAYIQFFLDVVLEQQRKGTEIGDFLEFWELKKDKLSIVASENSDAVQVMTIHKSKGLEFPVVIFPCDVDLYRQIKPKVWFNDLPEDYNFKELLIDYKKDLSLINQRGLDIFNQQREELELDNFNLLYVALTRAVEQLHIITEKKISAKGVESVNYYSGIFINYLKEQNLWQDDLLEYEFGDVSRKIEKVKQESLSEVHQKFISNPWQEHNIVLLASASKLWNTEQGKAIDFGNLFHEILSKIKTKNDVDFIVNQYHQQGFINTEQLEYILKSVNTIVNHKDLNSYFSEEVTVFNEREIVDFDNQIIIPDRLVVNSKNEAIIIDYKTGAPSNEHHQQLLKYGIVLESMRFNVSRKLLVYINDKIDVVEV